A region of Streptomyces sp. NBC_01750 DNA encodes the following proteins:
- a CDS encoding geranyl diphosphate 2-C-methyltransferase produces MTVQNTTTHPLRSLYQKSVATYWNQERNPVNLRLGEVDGIYHHHYGVGDVDWSVLEGPEETRQERLTAELHRLECAQADLLMTHLGDITPADRLMDSGSGRGGSSFVAHSRFGCRVDGVSISETQVAFANGQAEERGVEDKVRFHLKNMLHTGFESDSFQAIWNNESTMYVDLALLFPEYARLLKHGGRYVTITGCYNDAYGLPSRAVSEINAHYICSIHPRSSYFKEMAANRLVPVSVIDLTAATIPYWELRAKSPLATGIEKAFLDAYKDGSFQYLLVAADKV; encoded by the coding sequence ATGACCGTCCAGAACACCACCACCCATCCCCTGCGCAGCCTCTACCAGAAGTCCGTCGCCACCTACTGGAACCAGGAGAGGAACCCCGTCAACCTGCGCCTGGGCGAGGTCGACGGCATCTACCACCACCACTACGGCGTCGGCGACGTGGACTGGTCCGTCCTCGAGGGCCCCGAAGAAACCCGCCAGGAACGCCTCACGGCGGAGCTCCATCGCCTGGAATGCGCCCAGGCCGACCTGCTGATGACCCACCTCGGCGACATCACCCCTGCGGACCGCCTCATGGACTCCGGTTCGGGCAGGGGCGGCAGCAGCTTCGTCGCCCACAGCCGCTTCGGCTGCCGAGTCGACGGCGTCTCCATCTCCGAAACCCAGGTCGCCTTTGCCAACGGCCAGGCCGAGGAACGCGGGGTGGAGGACAAGGTCCGCTTCCACCTCAAGAACATGCTCCACACCGGCTTCGAGAGCGACAGTTTCCAGGCTATCTGGAACAACGAGAGCACCATGTACGTGGACCTGGCCCTCTTGTTCCCCGAATACGCCAGGCTGCTCAAGCACGGCGGTCGCTATGTCACTATCACCGGCTGCTACAACGACGCCTACGGACTGCCGTCCCGGGCTGTCAGCGAGATCAACGCCCACTACATCTGCAGCATTCATCCCCGCAGCAGCTACTTCAAGGAAATGGCCGCCAACCGCCTCGTCCCCGTCAGCGTCATTGACCTGACCGCGGCCACCATCCCCTACTGGGAACTGCGCGCCAAGTCACCCCTGGCCACTGGCATCGAGAAGGCCTTCCTGGACGCCTACAAGGACGGCAGCTTCCAGTATCTGCTGGTCGCAGCAGACAAGGTCTGA
- a CDS encoding family 2 encapsulin nanocompartment cargo protein terpene cyclase — MLASPAGLGTAAARAFRPLTQFTTSQAAQPARQDEVPPSAMQDPSAGQDTAVRIPPLYCPDAVRDDPALGEEVNNRLVDWAAEIGIFTGRLERLRSHQFGRLFMLAHPDCDDPDRLLAAARCGLAEWSVDDHWVDEGDDTEPELLGSRLAMAHAVIDPVRLPARYLAQFEELVHRQPVLRAFRSSLAHLSQIASTTQVARLRHELDVMFVGYGQEAEWRSSGRRPAVWEYLLHRYENAFYPCMVLIDPVGGYELPAHEFADPTVRRTYLYAGMANVLLNDLYSMAKEDPADTNLPNLIAAEDNCSLQEAVDRTAAIHDELMHTVEADCAVLAAAGSPQLRRYLAGLWAWMGGSKQWHATSARYQNTN; from the coding sequence CTGCTGGCCAGCCCCGCCGGGCTGGGCACGGCCGCCGCCCGCGCCTTCCGCCCCCTCACCCAGTTCACGACGTCACAAGCGGCGCAGCCCGCCCGCCAGGACGAGGTCCCACCGTCCGCCATGCAAGACCCCTCGGCCGGCCAGGACACGGCGGTGCGGATCCCGCCCCTGTACTGCCCCGACGCGGTGCGTGACGACCCCGCCCTCGGGGAGGAGGTCAACAACCGCCTGGTCGACTGGGCCGCGGAGATCGGCATCTTCACGGGCCGCCTCGAACGCCTGCGCTCGCACCAGTTCGGGCGCCTGTTCATGCTCGCGCATCCCGACTGCGACGACCCCGACCGCCTGCTGGCCGCGGCACGCTGCGGGCTCGCGGAATGGTCCGTGGACGACCACTGGGTCGACGAGGGCGACGACACGGAACCGGAACTCCTGGGCTCCCGCCTCGCGATGGCCCACGCGGTGATCGACCCGGTCCGCCTCCCCGCCCGCTACCTCGCGCAGTTCGAAGAACTCGTTCACCGGCAGCCCGTCCTGCGCGCATTCCGATCCAGCCTCGCCCACCTGTCCCAGATCGCCAGCACCACCCAAGTGGCACGTCTGCGCCACGAACTCGACGTCATGTTCGTCGGATACGGGCAAGAAGCCGAATGGCGCAGCAGCGGGCGCAGGCCCGCGGTGTGGGAGTACCTCCTGCACCGTTACGAGAACGCCTTCTACCCCTGCATGGTGCTGATCGACCCGGTCGGCGGCTACGAGCTGCCCGCCCACGAGTTCGCCGATCCCACCGTGCGCCGCACCTACCTCTACGCAGGCATGGCCAACGTCCTGCTCAACGACCTCTACTCGATGGCCAAGGAAGACCCCGCAGACACCAACCTGCCCAACCTCATCGCCGCCGAGGACAACTGCTCCCTCCAAGAAGCCGTCGACCGCACGGCAGCCATCCACGACGAACTCATGCACACCGTCGAGGCCGACTGCGCCGTCCTGGCAGCGGCCGGCTCCCCCCAGCTGCGCCGCTATCTGGCGGGTCTGTGGGCGTGGATGGGCGGCAGCAAACAGTGGCACGCCACCAGCGCCCGCTACCAGAACACGAACTGA
- a CDS encoding RNA-guided endonuclease InsQ/TnpB family protein → MQLRYNYRAYPDASQRRALASAFGCARVVWNDCLRDRKEAHAAGLPYVKSTELSRLRITQAKRTEERAWLADVSAVVLQQSLRDLDTACKNFFDSVKGKRQGRKVGPPRYKSKKDTRQSVRLNTNAFSLQDDGTVYVAKVGNLKAKWSRRLPAAPTSLTLTKDSSGRYFLSFVVDTEPDILPGLETEAGVDLGLSAFAVLSDGSKIDSPRFLRRAEKKLKRLQRELSRKVKGSKNRARARLKVARRHAKVADRRRDFHHKASTQIIRDNQAVYVEDLAVSGLGRTRLAKSVHDAGWSAFVGMLEYKAVRHGRTFAKVDRAFPSSQVCSACGSRDGPKPLHVREWTCGACATVHDRDHNASRNVLFEGRRIVATGRVETPNACGAPVRRAHVPAQRVEAGSPRKGQTTQTGTPGL, encoded by the coding sequence GTGCAGCTCCGCTACAACTACCGGGCCTACCCGGACGCCTCCCAGCGCCGGGCGCTGGCAAGTGCGTTCGGGTGCGCCCGCGTGGTGTGGAACGACTGCCTGCGCGACCGGAAGGAAGCGCACGCGGCAGGACTGCCGTACGTGAAGTCGACCGAGCTGTCCCGGCTGCGCATCACCCAGGCCAAGCGCACCGAGGAACGCGCCTGGCTCGCCGACGTGTCAGCGGTCGTCCTGCAACAGTCTCTGCGGGACCTGGACACCGCCTGCAAGAACTTCTTCGACTCGGTCAAAGGCAAGCGGCAGGGCCGCAAGGTCGGCCCTCCCCGCTACAAATCGAAGAAAGACACCCGGCAGTCGGTCCGCCTCAACACCAACGCCTTCTCCCTCCAGGACGACGGCACGGTGTACGTGGCCAAGGTCGGCAACCTCAAGGCCAAGTGGTCCCGCCGGCTTCCGGCCGCCCCCACGTCCCTGACCCTCACCAAGGACAGCTCCGGCCGGTACTTCCTCAGCTTCGTCGTGGACACCGAACCGGACATCCTCCCCGGCCTGGAGACCGAGGCCGGTGTCGACCTCGGCCTGTCCGCCTTCGCCGTCCTGTCCGACGGCAGCAAGATCGACAGCCCCCGCTTCCTGCGCCGCGCCGAGAAGAAGCTCAAGCGCCTTCAGCGGGAGCTGTCCCGCAAGGTCAAGGGGTCGAAGAACCGGGCCAGGGCCCGCCTCAAGGTCGCACGCCGGCACGCCAAGGTGGCGGACCGGCGCCGGGACTTCCACCACAAGGCTTCCACGCAGATCATTCGCGACAACCAAGCGGTGTATGTGGAAGACCTTGCCGTGTCCGGCCTCGGGCGCACCCGGCTCGCCAAGTCCGTGCACGACGCGGGGTGGTCGGCGTTCGTCGGCATGCTGGAGTACAAGGCGGTCAGGCACGGCCGCACCTTCGCCAAGGTGGACCGTGCTTTCCCGTCCTCGCAGGTCTGCTCGGCCTGCGGATCCCGGGACGGCCCCAAGCCCCTGCACGTTAGGGAGTGGACGTGCGGCGCGTGCGCCACCGTGCACGACCGCGACCACAACGCAAGCCGCAACGTCCTCTTCGAAGGACGCCGAATCGTCGCCACCGGACGGGTGGAGACGCCAAACGCCTGTGGAGCGCCAGTAAGACGGGCACACGTGCCCGCACAGCGCGTTGAAGCAGGAAGCCCCCGGAAGGGTCAGACGACCCAGACCGGAACCCCTGGACTTTAA
- the tnpA gene encoding IS200/IS605 family transposase, whose product MDKENDYRHGRHVASAVQVHLVFVTQYRRGVFNHEMLTRCEEIMRKVCEDFEAELKEFNGERDHVHPLINYPPKVAVSKLVNSLKAVSARRIRQEFTGRITRAIMHGHLWSPSYLSASCGGAPLAIVRQYIEQQKRPLQSARQSSLEMHSSPA is encoded by the coding sequence ATGGATAAGGAGAACGACTACAGGCATGGCAGGCACGTCGCTTCGGCCGTGCAAGTGCACTTGGTCTTCGTGACGCAGTACCGGCGTGGGGTGTTCAACCACGAGATGCTGACACGCTGCGAAGAGATCATGCGCAAGGTCTGCGAGGACTTCGAAGCGGAGCTGAAAGAGTTCAACGGCGAACGCGATCACGTCCACCCGCTGATCAACTACCCGCCCAAGGTCGCCGTCTCGAAGCTGGTCAACAGCCTCAAGGCTGTCTCCGCCCGCCGGATACGGCAGGAGTTCACCGGCCGGATCACCCGCGCCATCATGCACGGGCACCTGTGGTCACCCTCGTATCTCTCCGCATCGTGCGGCGGAGCACCATTGGCCATCGTCCGCCAGTACATCGAACAGCAAAAACGTCCGCTCCAAAGTGCACGTCAGAGCAGTCTTGAGATGCATTCATCCCCGGCGTGA